A single genomic interval of Pseudoroseomonas cervicalis harbors:
- a CDS encoding shikimate 5-dehydrogenase: MGYPAAGQRGRFIGRDTVLCMSLAGRPGSFGSRFHNHLYEQLGMDWAYKAFTTADLPAAIAGLRAFGIRGCAVSMPFKEACIPLLDGLAPSAAAIGSVNTIVNDDGVLTGHNTDYAAIAPLLARHGVPPGTRFAARGSGGMGKAVISALRDAGFRDGTVVARNAAAGRALAEACGYRWSAEPVAAPLLVNVTPIGMAGGPEAEALAFPEAMIEAAEAVFDVVHLPPETPLLRRARALGKVVITGVEVAVLQALEQFVLYTGQRPTEAQVAAAAAYARGETER, encoded by the coding sequence ATGGGGTATCCCGCCGCCGGGCAGCGCGGCCGCTTCATCGGCCGCGACACGGTGCTGTGCATGTCGCTGGCCGGGCGGCCGGGCAGCTTCGGCTCGCGCTTCCACAACCATCTCTATGAGCAGCTGGGGATGGATTGGGCCTACAAGGCCTTCACCACCGCCGATCTGCCGGCGGCGATCGCCGGGCTGCGCGCCTTCGGCATCCGCGGCTGCGCCGTGTCGATGCCGTTCAAGGAAGCCTGCATCCCGCTGCTGGATGGGCTGGCCCCGTCCGCGGCGGCGATCGGCTCGGTCAACACCATCGTCAATGATGATGGCGTGCTGACCGGGCACAACACCGACTACGCCGCCATCGCGCCGCTGCTGGCCAGGCATGGCGTGCCGCCCGGCACGCGCTTCGCCGCGCGCGGCAGCGGCGGCATGGGCAAGGCGGTGATCTCCGCGCTGCGCGACGCGGGCTTCCGCGATGGCACGGTGGTGGCGCGCAACGCGGCCGCCGGCCGCGCCCTGGCCGAGGCTTGCGGCTATCGCTGGAGCGCCGAGCCGGTGGCCGCGCCGCTGCTGGTCAACGTCACGCCCATCGGCATGGCGGGCGGGCCGGAGGCCGAGGCGCTGGCCTTCCCCGAGGCGATGATCGAGGCGGCCGAGGCGGTGTTCGACGTCGTCCACCTGCCGCCGGAGACGCCGCTGCTGCGCCGCGCCCGGGCGCTGGGCAAGGTGGTCATCACCGGGGTCGAGGTGGCGGTGCTGCAGGCGCTGGAACAGTTCGTGCTCTATACCGGCCAGCGCCCGACCGAGGCGCAGGTCGCCGCCGCCGCCGCCTATGCGCGGGGTGAGACCGAGCGCTGA
- a CDS encoding DcrB-related protein, with amino-acid sequence MDCPPGWQDRSMLILSAAQPGGSGVTPNMVVTQDRLPPDLPEAPEERMAALLDRQVAQMRGQLANFAEISRRILAGSRRPTAELRVDWSSPQALLTQWVTFVDAGEGRLLVATGTAGRADFAAAEPVFREMLRSFRLG; translated from the coding sequence ATGGACTGCCCGCCCGGCTGGCAGGACCGGTCCATGCTGATCCTGAGCGCGGCGCAGCCCGGCGGCTCCGGCGTCACCCCCAACATGGTGGTCACCCAGGACCGGCTGCCGCCCGACCTGCCCGAAGCGCCGGAGGAGCGCATGGCGGCGCTGCTCGACCGCCAGGTGGCGCAGATGCGCGGCCAGCTGGCCAATTTCGCCGAAATCTCCCGCCGCATCCTGGCCGGCTCCCGCCGCCCGACCGCCGAGCTGCGCGTCGATTGGAGCTCGCCCCAGGCGCTGCTGACGCAATGGGTGACCTTCGTCGATGCCGGCGAGGGGCGGCTGCTGGTCGCCACCGGCACCGCCGGGCGCGCGGATTTCGCCGCGGCCGAGCCGGTGTTCCGGGAGATGCTGCGCAGCTTCCGGCTCGGCTGA
- a CDS encoding glycohydrolase toxin TNT-related protein (This protein contains a domain related to Tuberculosis Necrotizing Toxin, which is the C-terminal effector domain of outer membrane channel protein CpnT, and which has a lethal NAD+-glycohydrolase activity.), whose amino-acid sequence MADGLPAARVGDPFGHSAAMTGVLVGLAVGALVGVAIVATGGLGAIAIGAAIATTGGAGLAGQAIGQTIEGPVTGALMIGSPSVLVNSRPATMTVLANGICAQDSGPPRLVATGAATVLVHGQPMARVSELMDCSATIRKGSPDVLIGGPSVEIIKPEPEVPTWLSNTMMAMAIGGTLIATGGIAAGYGLGAAVGSLVGGVGGGYLGGKAGGMAAAAMGFGATGQAVGEVVGGVFGGALGGGFGFRGGQAAGNRIWTNPTTRTGVMLRQGTSGGNPAAVAAVNRMPPDFRSEYAAARAANWKKPNGDTWWPPNDGAVGKPVRTTIDPTTSGPPTTVDRFGGEHGSYLGKPGDSFSARALPGEPSGPPNVYKIDKPTHVEQAEIAPWFDQPGGGTQYKLVHPTNATTADGKPVPYSVKDAKRDGYMSDGP is encoded by the coding sequence ATGGCGGACGGGCTTCCCGCCGCCAGGGTGGGCGACCCGTTCGGGCACAGCGCCGCCATGACCGGCGTGCTGGTGGGGCTGGCCGTCGGCGCGCTGGTGGGGGTCGCCATCGTGGCGACGGGCGGGCTCGGCGCCATCGCCATCGGCGCGGCCATCGCCACCACCGGCGGTGCCGGCCTCGCCGGCCAGGCGATCGGCCAGACCATCGAAGGGCCGGTGACCGGCGCGCTGATGATCGGCTCACCCAGCGTGCTGGTGAATTCCCGCCCGGCCACCATGACGGTGCTGGCGAACGGGATCTGCGCGCAGGATTCCGGGCCGCCGCGGCTGGTCGCCACCGGCGCCGCCACGGTGCTGGTGCATGGCCAGCCCATGGCGCGTGTCTCCGAGCTGATGGATTGCTCGGCCACCATCCGCAAGGGCTCGCCCGATGTGCTGATCGGCGGCCCCAGCGTCGAGATCATCAAGCCCGAGCCGGAAGTGCCGACCTGGCTCAGCAACACCATGATGGCCATGGCGATCGGCGGCACGCTGATCGCGACCGGCGGCATCGCGGCCGGCTACGGGCTCGGCGCCGCGGTGGGCAGCCTGGTGGGCGGGGTGGGGGGCGGCTATCTCGGCGGCAAGGCCGGCGGCATGGCGGCGGCGGCGATGGGCTTCGGCGCCACCGGCCAGGCGGTGGGCGAGGTGGTGGGCGGTGTCTTCGGCGGCGCGCTGGGCGGCGGCTTCGGCTTCCGCGGCGGCCAGGCGGCGGGCAACCGCATCTGGACCAATCCGACGACGCGCACCGGCGTCATGCTGCGCCAGGGCACCAGCGGCGGCAATCCGGCCGCCGTGGCGGCGGTCAACCGCATGCCGCCGGATTTCCGCAGCGAATACGCCGCCGCCCGTGCCGCCAACTGGAAGAAGCCGAATGGCGACACCTGGTGGCCGCCGAATGATGGCGCGGTGGGCAAGCCGGTGCGCACCACCATCGACCCGACCACCTCCGGCCCGCCCACCACGGTGGACCGCTTCGGCGGCGAGCATGGCAGCTATCTCGGCAAGCCGGGCGATTCCTTCTCGGCCCGCGCCCTGCCGGGCGAGCCCTCCGGCCCGCCCAATGTCTACAAGATCGACAAGCCCACCCATGTGGAGCAGGCCGAGATCGCCCCCTGGTTCGACCAGCCCGGCGGCGGCACCCAGTACAAGCTGGTGCATCCGACCAATGCGACGACCGCCGATGGCAAGCCGGTGCCCTATTCGGTGAAGGACGCCAAGCGCGACGGCTATATGAGCGACGGACCCTGA
- a CDS encoding ABC transporter ATP-binding protein encodes MSLETERVRWEAGGTLILDGVTLSALPGRVLGLLGPNGSGKSSLLRLLAGLRRPQSGEVRLDGRPMAGLRRAAIARRVALVEQHAETEAPVTVEEVVRLGRTPHRSAFAPWGAADQAAVEAALRQTGLLGLRSQRWQTLSGGERQRAQIARALAQQPEELLLDEPTNHLDIRHQLEILGLVRRLGLTSIMALHDLNLAALYCDALALLQAGRVVAAGPPEAVLTPQRIEAVYGVRASVTVSALHGRPQVLFAPLPDAGGEAD; translated from the coding sequence ATGAGCCTGGAGACGGAGCGCGTCCGCTGGGAGGCGGGCGGCACGCTGATCCTGGACGGTGTCACCCTTTCGGCGCTGCCGGGGCGGGTGCTCGGGCTGCTCGGGCCGAATGGCTCGGGCAAGTCGAGCCTGCTGCGGCTGCTGGCCGGGCTGCGCCGGCCGCAATCGGGCGAGGTGCGGCTGGATGGCCGACCCATGGCCGGGCTGCGCCGCGCTGCCATCGCCCGCCGCGTCGCGCTGGTGGAGCAGCATGCCGAGACCGAGGCGCCGGTGACGGTGGAGGAGGTGGTGCGGCTGGGCCGCACGCCGCATCGCAGCGCCTTCGCCCCCTGGGGCGCGGCGGACCAGGCGGCGGTGGAGGCGGCGCTGCGGCAGACCGGGCTGCTCGGGCTGCGCAGCCAGCGCTGGCAGACGCTGTCGGGCGGCGAGCGGCAGCGCGCGCAGATCGCCCGTGCCCTGGCGCAGCAGCCGGAGGAGCTGCTGCTGGACGAGCCCACCAACCATCTCGACATCCGCCACCAGCTGGAGATCCTGGGGCTGGTGCGGCGGCTGGGGCTGACCAGCATCATGGCGCTGCACGATCTGAACCTGGCGGCGCTGTATTGCGACGCGCTGGCCCTGCTGCAGGCCGGGCGCGTGGTGGCGGCCGGCCCGCCCGAGGCGGTGCTGACGCCGCAGCGCATCGAGGCGGTCTATGGCGTGCGCGCCAGCGTCACTGTCTCCGCCCTGCATGGCCGGCCGCAGGTGCTGTTCGCGCCGCTTCCGGATGCCGGCGGAGAAGCGGACTGA
- a CDS encoding iron ABC transporter permease: MSGTAFRLALAMGGLLLLGFCIALAVSIGEMAVPLPAVLRTLANRLFDAGYEVPRIQQGVVWDYRLSRALMAACLGGGLAVAGAVLQALLRNPLAEPYVLGISAGASTGAVAVVILGLGGGALALSGGAFLGALAALGLVAALSAAAGGGAERVILSGVVAAQLFSAITACIVALAANAEAARGVMFWLLGNLSGIRWPDLAVAVPAVGLAILVCLSQARALDAFTFGEDAAASLGIRTGPVRALLFAATAAMTAVLVSLAGTVGFIGLVVPHAARFLVGPGHARLLPASLLLGAILTVLADILSRTLVPQQTLPIGVVTALFGAPAFALLLTRFRRAA, translated from the coding sequence ATGAGCGGGACCGCCTTCCGCCTGGCGCTGGCCATGGGCGGGCTGCTGCTGCTGGGCTTCTGCATCGCGCTGGCCGTCTCCATCGGCGAGATGGCGGTGCCGCTGCCGGCGGTGCTGCGGACGCTGGCCAACCGGCTGTTCGATGCCGGCTATGAGGTGCCGCGCATCCAGCAGGGCGTGGTCTGGGACTACCGGCTGAGCCGCGCGCTGATGGCGGCCTGCCTCGGCGGCGGGCTGGCGGTGGCCGGGGCGGTGCTGCAGGCGCTGCTGCGCAACCCGCTGGCCGAGCCCTATGTGCTGGGCATCTCGGCCGGCGCCTCCACCGGCGCGGTCGCCGTGGTCATTCTCGGCCTGGGTGGCGGCGCGCTGGCGCTGTCGGGCGGCGCCTTCCTGGGCGCGCTGGCGGCGCTCGGCCTGGTGGCCGCGCTCTCCGCCGCGGCGGGCGGCGGGGCGGAGCGGGTGATCCTCTCCGGCGTCGTCGCGGCGCAGCTGTTCAGCGCCATCACCGCCTGCATCGTGGCGCTGGCCGCCAATGCCGAGGCGGCGCGCGGGGTGATGTTCTGGCTGCTCGGCAATCTCAGCGGCATACGCTGGCCGGATCTGGCGGTGGCGGTGCCGGCCGTCGGGCTCGCCATCCTCGTCTGCCTGTCGCAGGCGCGGGCGCTGGACGCCTTTACCTTCGGCGAGGATGCCGCCGCCTCGCTCGGCATCCGCACCGGGCCGGTGCGGGCGCTGCTCTTCGCGGCGACGGCGGCGATGACGGCGGTGCTGGTCAGCCTGGCCGGCACGGTGGGCTTCATCGGCCTGGTGGTGCCGCATGCGGCGCGCTTCCTGGTCGGGCCCGGCCATGCGCGGCTGCTGCCGGCCTCCCTGCTGCTGGGCGCCATCCTGACGGTGCTGGCCGACATCCTCTCCCGCACCCTGGTGCCGCAGCAGACGCTGCCGATCGGCGTGGTCACCGCGCTGTTCGGCGCCCCGGCCTTCGCCCTGCTGCTGACCCGCTTCCGGCGCGCGGCGTGA
- a CDS encoding ABC transporter substrate-binding protein yields the protein MPFLFARRALPVLLLAAAALAPLAAQAQSQSQAQPPAAPGFPLTLENCGQTLHFAAPPRRTVSIGQGTTEILYALGLADRVAATALWIGPVLPQYAEANARIPRLADNDPSFESVIGQDPDLVVVQFEWHVGPRGRVGRREQFTDLGVPTYIAPADCLGKDNSGSGDGVRRQPFDMAMLHQEILDLARIFGVPERGEALVAGLRAREARAAASVAAVRAQGMPVLFWFSSREVKGDAFVAGTMGAPAWMMRALGLRNVVASEEEWPTLGWERLVAAEPALIVLGRMDRRRFPADDAALKRRFLASDPVTSQMRAVREGRLVEMDAQAMNPTLRTVDALEALAGEIRRLGPLPDAARPAAP from the coding sequence GTGCCGTTCTTGTTTGCCCGCCGGGCGCTTCCCGTCCTGCTGCTCGCCGCCGCGGCCCTGGCGCCGCTGGCCGCCCAGGCCCAGTCTCAGTCTCAGGCCCAGCCCCCGGCCGCGCCGGGCTTTCCGCTGACGCTCGAGAATTGCGGCCAGACGCTGCACTTCGCCGCGCCGCCGCGCCGCACCGTCTCGATCGGCCAGGGCACCACCGAGATCCTCTACGCCCTCGGCCTCGCCGACCGGGTGGCGGCGACGGCGCTGTGGATCGGCCCGGTGCTGCCGCAATATGCCGAGGCCAATGCGCGCATCCCGCGCCTGGCCGACAATGACCCGAGCTTCGAATCGGTGATCGGCCAGGATCCGGACCTGGTGGTGGTGCAGTTCGAATGGCATGTCGGGCCGCGCGGCCGCGTCGGCCGGCGCGAGCAGTTCACCGATCTCGGCGTGCCGACCTACATCGCCCCGGCCGATTGCCTGGGCAAGGACAATAGCGGCAGCGGCGATGGCGTGCGGCGCCAGCCCTTCGACATGGCCATGCTGCACCAGGAGATCCTCGACCTCGCCCGCATCTTCGGCGTGCCGGAGCGCGGCGAGGCGCTGGTGGCCGGGCTGCGCGCGCGGGAGGCGCGGGCCGCGGCCTCGGTCGCCGCCGTGCGGGCGCAGGGCATGCCGGTGCTGTTCTGGTTCTCCAGCCGCGAGGTGAAGGGCGACGCCTTCGTCGCCGGCACCATGGGCGCGCCGGCCTGGATGATGCGCGCCCTCGGCCTGCGCAATGTGGTGGCGAGCGAGGAGGAATGGCCGACCCTGGGCTGGGAGCGGCTGGTGGCCGCCGAGCCGGCGCTGATCGTGCTCGGCCGCATGGACCGGCGCCGCTTCCCCGCCGATGACGCCGCGCTGAAGCGGCGCTTCCTGGCGAGCGACCCGGTGACCAGCCAGATGCGCGCCGTGCGCGAGGGCAGGCTGGTCGAGATGGACGCGCAGGCGATGAACCCGACGCTGCGCACGGTGGACGCGCTGGAGGCGCTGGCCGGGGAGATCCGCCGGCTGGGCCCGCTGCCCGACGCCGCGCGCCCCGCGGCGCCATGA
- a CDS encoding gamma-glutamyltransferase family protein, which produces MFTTRPEIRGRFGAVASTHWIASAVGMGVLERGGNAFDAAVATGFALQIVEPHLNGPGGEVPIILQRPGQAPQVICGQGGYPMAATPERFAALGLRQVPGTGLLPSVVPGAFDAWMLLLRDHGTWHPAQVLEAAIDYAENGFPVLPRVASSILAAESFFKAEWPSSAEAWLPGGQVPRPRSLLRSPAIAATYRRILAEAEAAGSDRIRQIEAARDAFYRGFVAEAVDRFYRSAELMDSTGRRNGGLLTGDDLARYQARYEPTVSRDYHGVTVHKTGPWGQGPVLLQALSILEGIDLASMDPSGERFIHTVVEAMKLAYADREVFYGDPDVVDVPLATLLSAEHGAARRKLIGEAASAALRPSELPGAAERMARVLAMAGAETPVGLGHGEPTFAPLPVEWGDTVHLDVVDRWGNMVSATPSGGWLQSSPAVPGLGFSISTRGQMGWLEPGHPSTVVAGARPRTTLTPTLVTRDGEGWLAMGTPGGDQQDQWTLAVLLRHLHHGLDLQAAIDLPLFTSQHFPQSFYPRSLAPNRLLVEERIGTAAIAGLLKRGHELRIEPPWSLGRVCAAGRRDGMIVAAATPRLMQAYAVGR; this is translated from the coding sequence ATGTTCACCACCCGCCCCGAGATCCGCGGCCGCTTCGGCGCCGTCGCCAGCACCCATTGGATCGCCAGCGCCGTCGGCATGGGGGTGCTGGAACGCGGCGGCAACGCCTTCGACGCCGCGGTGGCCACCGGCTTCGCGCTGCAGATCGTCGAGCCGCATCTGAACGGACCGGGCGGCGAGGTGCCGATCATCCTGCAGCGGCCCGGCCAGGCGCCGCAGGTGATCTGCGGCCAGGGCGGCTATCCGATGGCGGCCACGCCGGAGCGCTTCGCGGCGCTGGGCCTGCGCCAGGTGCCGGGCACCGGGCTGCTGCCCTCCGTCGTGCCCGGCGCCTTCGACGCCTGGATGCTGCTGCTGCGCGACCACGGCACCTGGCACCCGGCGCAGGTGCTGGAGGCCGCCATCGACTATGCCGAGAACGGCTTCCCGGTGCTGCCGCGCGTCGCCTCCTCGATCCTGGCGGCGGAGAGTTTCTTCAAGGCGGAATGGCCGAGCTCGGCCGAGGCCTGGCTGCCCGGCGGGCAGGTGCCGCGGCCGCGCAGCCTGTTGCGCAGCCCCGCCATCGCCGCCACCTATCGCCGCATCCTGGCCGAGGCGGAGGCCGCCGGGTCGGACCGCATCCGCCAGATCGAGGCGGCGCGCGACGCCTTCTACCGCGGCTTCGTGGCCGAGGCGGTGGACCGCTTCTACCGCTCGGCGGAGCTGATGGATTCGACCGGCCGCCGCAATGGCGGGCTGCTGACCGGCGACGATCTGGCGCGCTACCAGGCGCGCTACGAGCCGACCGTCAGCCGCGACTATCACGGCGTCACCGTGCACAAGACCGGCCCCTGGGGCCAGGGCCCGGTGCTGCTGCAGGCGCTCTCCATCCTGGAGGGCATCGACCTCGCGTCGATGGACCCCTCCGGCGAGCGCTTCATCCACACCGTGGTCGAGGCGATGAAGCTCGCCTATGCCGATCGCGAGGTGTTCTACGGCGACCCCGACGTGGTCGATGTGCCGCTGGCGACGCTGCTCTCGGCCGAGCATGGCGCGGCGCGGCGCAAGCTGATCGGCGAGGCCGCCTCGGCCGCGCTGCGGCCCAGCGAGCTGCCGGGGGCTGCCGAGCGCATGGCGCGGGTGCTGGCCATGGCCGGCGCCGAAACCCCGGTGGGCCTCGGCCATGGCGAGCCGACCTTCGCGCCGCTGCCGGTCGAATGGGGCGACACGGTGCATCTCGACGTGGTGGATCGCTGGGGCAACATGGTCTCGGCGACGCCCTCGGGCGGCTGGTTGCAGAGCTCGCCCGCCGTGCCGGGGCTCGGCTTCTCGATCAGCACGCGCGGCCAGATGGGCTGGCTGGAGCCGGGCCACCCCTCCACCGTGGTGGCCGGGGCGCGGCCGCGCACCACGCTGACGCCCACCCTGGTGACGCGCGATGGCGAGGGCTGGCTGGCCATGGGCACGCCGGGCGGCGACCAGCAGGACCAGTGGACGCTCGCCGTGCTGCTGCGCCATCTGCATCACGGGCTGGATCTGCAGGCGGCGATCGACCTGCCGCTCTTCACCAGCCAGCATTTCCCGCAATCCTTCTATCCGCGCAGCCTCGCGCCCAACCGGCTGCTGGTGGAGGAGCGGATCGGCACCGCCGCCATCGCCGGGCTGCTGAAGCGCGGGCACGAGCTGCGCATCGAGCCGCCCTGGTCGCTGGGCCGGGTCTGCGCCGCCGGCCGGCGCGACGGCATGATCGTCGCCGCCGCCACGCCGCGGCTGATGCAGGCCTACGCCGTCGGGCGGTGA
- a CDS encoding FadR/GntR family transcriptional regulator codes for MSKGDDALRALRTHLAGLELPDGARLAPERELSSRLGISRRALREALSRLELEGRIWRGIGQGTFLGPRPPEEPARALPASPPTDIMEARLALEPQLAGLAATKARSEHLAAIEQAVRRGAETVDLQSWGRWDAAFHRAVAQAAQNPLLLGLFDQLQACRARAEWGRLRANAATEAIRRRSVAEHRRIQEAIAGRDPAEAHAAMWDHLQSISAMVREALRAGHGWSGATALPAEDPERPAA; via the coding sequence ATGAGCAAAGGCGATGACGCGCTGCGCGCCCTGCGCACCCATCTTGCGGGACTGGAGCTGCCGGACGGCGCCCGGCTGGCGCCGGAACGCGAGCTCTCCTCCCGCCTCGGCATCAGCCGCCGGGCGCTGCGCGAGGCGCTGTCCCGGCTGGAGCTGGAAGGGCGGATCTGGCGCGGCATCGGCCAGGGCACCTTCCTCGGCCCCCGCCCGCCGGAGGAGCCGGCGCGCGCCCTGCCGGCCTCGCCGCCCACCGACATCATGGAGGCGCGGCTGGCGCTGGAGCCGCAGCTGGCCGGCCTCGCCGCCACCAAGGCGCGCTCCGAGCACCTGGCCGCCATCGAGCAGGCGGTGCGCCGCGGCGCCGAGACGGTCGACCTGCAGAGCTGGGGCCGCTGGGACGCCGCCTTCCACCGCGCCGTGGCGCAGGCGGCGCAGAACCCGCTGCTGCTCGGCCTGTTCGACCAGCTGCAGGCCTGCCGCGCCCGCGCCGAATGGGGCCGGCTGCGCGCCAATGCGGCGACCGAGGCGATCCGCCGCCGCTCGGTGGCCGAGCATCGCCGCATCCAGGAAGCCATCGCCGGCCGCGACCCGGCCGAGGCGCATGCGGCGATGTGGGACCATCTGCAATCCATCTCCGCCATGGTGCGGGAGGCGCTGCGCGCCGGCCATGGCTGGTCCGGCGCCACCGCCCTGCCGGCCGAGGATCCGGAACGCCCGGCCGCCTGA
- a CDS encoding tripartite tricarboxylate transporter substrate binding protein, which yields MTEISRRAALGLLPGLAALPILPAAAQTAPGTGPGTGWPDRPVTIIVPWAPGGSTDILARIVAEHLRGAIGQTVVVENRSGASGNIGSAAVARANPDGYTLLFGSMSTHAMNDALFTSMPFHGVDAFSPIALLAYVTNTMVIHPSVPARNVAEFIAYAKANPGKITYASAGVGSTNHLCAAMFAQLAGIEMVHVPYRGGAPAVLDTIAGQTQLLFSAGTQTFGPVREGKLRLLAVTEAQRSALLPEVPTLAETLPGAVMAVWYGAFGPAGMDPALVARLNTEINRVLMLPAVKTRMAEIGVEVVNASPAEFATTLRQDAARWGGLIRQLGITAD from the coding sequence ATGACCGAGATTTCCCGCCGCGCCGCGCTGGGGCTGCTGCCGGGCCTCGCCGCGCTGCCCATCCTGCCCGCCGCCGCGCAGACCGCGCCGGGGACGGGGCCGGGGACGGGCTGGCCCGACCGCCCGGTGACCATCATCGTGCCCTGGGCGCCCGGCGGCTCCACCGACATCCTGGCCCGCATCGTGGCCGAGCATCTGCGCGGCGCCATCGGCCAGACCGTGGTGGTGGAGAACCGCTCCGGCGCCTCGGGCAATATCGGCTCGGCCGCGGTCGCGCGCGCCAACCCGGATGGCTACACGCTGCTTTTCGGCTCGATGAGCACGCATGCGATGAACGACGCGCTGTTCACCAGCATGCCGTTCCACGGCGTCGACGCCTTCTCGCCGATCGCGCTGCTGGCCTATGTCACCAACACCATGGTGATCCACCCCTCGGTGCCGGCGCGCAACGTGGCCGAGTTCATCGCCTATGCGAAGGCCAATCCGGGCAAGATCACCTATGCCTCGGCCGGCGTCGGCTCGACCAACCATCTCTGCGCCGCGATGTTCGCCCAGCTCGCCGGCATCGAGATGGTGCATGTGCCCTATCGCGGCGGCGCGCCGGCGGTGCTCGACACCATCGCCGGCCAGACCCAGCTGCTGTTCAGCGCCGGCACCCAGACCTTCGGCCCGGTGCGCGAGGGCAAGCTGCGCCTGCTGGCGGTGACCGAGGCGCAGCGCAGCGCCCTGCTGCCCGAGGTGCCGACGCTGGCCGAGACGCTGCCCGGCGCCGTCATGGCGGTGTGGTACGGCGCCTTCGGCCCGGCCGGCATGGACCCGGCGCTGGTGGCGCGGCTGAACACCGAGATCAACCGCGTGCTGATGCTGCCGGCGGTGAAGACCCGCATGGCCGAGATCGGCGTCGAGGTGGTCAATGCCAGCCCGGCGGAATTCGCCACCACGCTGCGCCAGGACGCCGCGCGCTGGGGCGGGCTGATCCGCCAGCTCGGCATCACCGCGGACTGA
- a CDS encoding GAF domain-containing protein has product MPASSARADFTALELERLEAALAAPGQPEAALRALEALARPRLDHALCTAMRFDAAAMTVQRLYSSDPAAYPPGGSKPKRDTEWGRQVLLEGRPFLGEGEAAIRQAFDDHPLILSLGLRSVLNLPIRLGGRCLGTLNFLWREAEVPPARRAAAQALALMGSAAWAA; this is encoded by the coding sequence GTGCCCGCCAGCTCCGCCCGGGCGGATTTCACCGCCCTCGAACTGGAACGCCTGGAGGCGGCGCTCGCCGCCCCCGGCCAGCCCGAGGCGGCGCTGCGCGCGCTGGAAGCGCTCGCGCGGCCGCGGCTTGACCACGCGCTCTGCACCGCCATGCGCTTCGACGCCGCGGCGATGACGGTGCAGCGGCTCTACAGCTCCGACCCGGCCGCCTACCCGCCGGGCGGCAGCAAGCCGAAGCGCGACACCGAGTGGGGGCGGCAGGTGCTGCTGGAGGGGCGGCCCTTCCTGGGCGAGGGGGAGGCGGCGATCCGCCAGGCCTTCGACGACCATCCGCTGATCCTCAGCCTCGGCCTGCGCTCGGTGCTGAATTTGCCGATCCGGCTCGGCGGGCGCTGCCTCGGCACGCTGAACTTCCTGTGGCGGGAGGCGGAGGTGCCGCCCGCCCGCCGCGCCGCGGCGCAGGCCCTGGCGCTGATGGGCAGCGCCGCCTGGGCGGCCTGA
- a CDS encoding PRC-barrel domain-containing protein, whose translation MRNPLILAGTALMLMSAPVLAQAPTQIEANQRSVKAITDRDVYSSDNVEIGEIEDVVLDAQGRAVLAIIEVEGRLGLREKYVAVPYDQVRVPAARNERVTVPMTEAQIKALPGFRYND comes from the coding sequence ATGCGCAACCCCCTGATCCTGGCCGGCACCGCCCTGATGCTGATGTCCGCCCCGGTGCTGGCCCAGGCGCCGACGCAGATCGAGGCCAATCAGCGCAGCGTGAAGGCCATCACCGACCGCGATGTCTACAGCTCGGACAATGTCGAGATCGGCGAGATCGAGGATGTGGTGCTGGATGCGCAGGGCCGCGCCGTGCTGGCGATCATCGAGGTCGAGGGCCGGCTCGGCCTGCGCGAGAAGTATGTCGCCGTGCCCTATGACCAGGTCCGCGTGCCCGCCGCCCGCAATGAGCGCGTGACGGTGCCGATGACCGAGGCGCAGATCAAGGCGCTGCCGGGCTTCCGCTACAACGACTGA